In Odontesthes bonariensis isolate fOdoBon6 chromosome 6, fOdoBon6.hap1, whole genome shotgun sequence, one genomic interval encodes:
- the LOC142382480 gene encoding poly [ADP-ribose] polymerase tankyrase-1-like isoform X1, with the protein MAVSRRSSQQQQQQSTLQSPPRNVSISGAPPASPPMALLPPAVGLSENERECSGGIEMALASPDLVAPVLASSASSTTTTSGGGSSVSSPGSGATSPTDGSSGVGGAFRELFEACRNGDVSRVKRLVDSVNVNAKDMAGRKSTPLHFAAGFGRKDVVEHLLQTGANVHARDDGGLIPLHNACSFGHAEVVSLLLCQGADPNARDNWNYTPLHEAAIKGKIDVCIVLLQHGADPNIRNTDGKSALDLADPSAKAVLTGEYKKDELLEAARSGNEEKLMALLTPLNVNCHASDGRKSTSQKMLSTPLHLAAGYNRVRIVQLLLQHGADVHAKDKGGLVPLHNACSYGHFEVTELLLKHGACVNAMDLWQFTPLHEAASKNRVEVCSLLLSHGADPTLLNCHSKSAVDMAPTPELKERLTYEFKGHSLLQAAREADMAKVKKTLALEIIGFKHPQTNETALHCAVASPHPKRKQVTELLLRKGANINEKNKDFMTPLHVAAERAHNDILEVLQKHGAKVNAADTLGQTALHRAALAGHIQTCKLLLSYGADPSIVSLQGFTAAQMGNEAVQQILNENVPTRNSDVDYRFLEAAKAGDLDTVQQLCTPQNVNCRDLEGRHSTPLHFAAGYNRVAVVEYLLHHGADVHAKDKGGLVPLHNACSYGHYEVAELLVRHGASVNVADLWKFTPLHEAAAKGKYEICKLLLKHGADPTKKNRDGNIPLDMVKDGDTDIQDLLRGDAALLDAAKKGCLARVQKLCSPENINCRDAQGRNSTPLHLAAGYNNLEVAEYLLEHGADVNAQDKGGLIPLHNAASYGHVDIAALLIKYNTCVNATDKWAFTPLHEAAQKGRTQLCALLLAHGADPTMKNQEGQTALDLATADDIRALLMDAMPPDALPSCFKPQATVVSASVISPASTPSCLSAASSIDNLAGPLTELAAAASASGASGVADGATGTDRKEGELAVLDMNISQFLKSLGLEHLRDIFEREQITLDVLADMGHEELKEIGINAYGHRHKLIKGVERLLGGQQGANPYLTFHCANQGTILIDLAPDDKEYQSVEEEMQSTIREHRDGGNAGGVFSRYNIIKIQKVVNKKLRERYTHRQKEIADENHNHHNERMLFHGSPFINAIIHKGFDERHAYIGGMFGAGIYFAENSSKSNQYVYGIGGGTGCPTHKDRSCYLCHRQMLFCRVTLGKSFLQFSAMKMAHAPPGHHSVIGRPSVNGLAYAEYVIYRGEQAYPEYLITYQILKPESAAQSAAGAEQKS; encoded by the exons ATGGCGGTGTCTCGACGCTCTtcgcagcagcaacaacagcaaagTACATTACAGTCTCCTCCAAGAAACGTCTCCATTTCGGGCGCTCCTCCGGCCTCTCCGCCTATGGCTTTGCTGCCCCCGGCTGTAGGACTATCGGAGAATGAGAGGGAATGTAGCGGAGGGATTGAGATGGCTCTGGCCTCCCCGGACCTGGTAGCCCCGGTCCTAGCGAGCAGTGCGAGCTCTACCACGACAACTTCTGGCGGGGGTAGCAGTGTCTCCAGCCCCGGCTCCGGAGCTACCAGTCCCACTGACGGTAGTAGTGGTGTCGGCGGGGCTTTCAGGGAGTTGTTTGAGGCCTGCAGAAACGGAGATGTATCCAGAGTAAAAAGACTTGTGGACTCGGTTAATGTAAACGCGAAGGACATGGCTGGTCGAAAATCAACTCCGCTACATTTCGCTGCTG gttttGGTAGAAAAGATGTAGTGGAGCATCTCTTGCAGACGGGGGCCAATGTCCACGCCAGAGATGATGGAGGTCTCATCCCCTTGCATAACGCCTGCTCTTTTGGACATGCAGAGGTTGTGAGTCTCCTCTTGTGTCAAGGTGCAGATCCCAATGCCAGAGATAACTGGAACTACACCCCATTACATGAGGCGGCCATCAAGGGAAAGATAGATGTGTGCATTG TGTTACTCCAGCATGGAGCTGATCCAAATATCCGCAACACTGATGGCAAATCTGCTCTGGATCTGGCTGACCCTTCAGCCAAGGCTGTTCTTACAG gtGAATACAAGAAGGACGAACTTCTCGAAGCAGCAAG GAGTGGCAATGAAGAAAAGCTGATGGCCCTGCTGACCCCATTAAATGTCAACTGTCATGCCAGTGACGGCCGCAAG TCAACCTCACAAAAAATGCTG TCGACGCCCCTCCACCTGGCTGCCGGCTACAATCGGGTCCGCATTGTTCAGCTACTTCTCCAGCATGGTGCTGATGTTCACGCCAAGGACAAAGG CGGCCTGGTTCCTCTTCACAATGCCTGCTCGTACGGTCACTTTGAAGTTACTGAGCTTCTGCTCAAA CATGGAGCCTGTGTGAACGCCATGGACTTGTGGCAGTTCACTCCTCTCCACGAGGCGGCATCCAAAAACAGGGTAGAAGTTTGTTCCCTGCTACTTAGCCACGGGGCTGATCCCACACTGCTAAACTGTCACAGCAAGAGCGCTGTGGACATGGCCCCCACACCAGAGCTCAAAGAAAGGCTTACCT ACGAGTTCAAAGGTCACTCGCTGCTGCAGGCGGCCCGTGAGGCCGACAtggccaaagtgaagaagacGCTGGCTCTGGAGATCATCGGCTTCAAACATCCTCAAACCAACGAGACCGCTCTG CACTGTGCTGTGGCGTCCCCCCACCCAAAAAGAAAGCAAGTGACTGAGTTGTTGCTGCGTAAAGGTGCCAACATTAATGAGAAGAACAAAGA CTTTATGACTCCCCTGCATGTCGCTGCTGAGAGAGCTCACAATGATATCCTGGAGGTGCTGCAGAAACACGGAGCAAAG GTGAACGCTGCGGACACGCTCGGTCAGACGGCGCTTCACAGAGCAGCGCTGGCTGGTCACATTCAGACCTGCAAGCTCCTGCTGAGCTACGGAGCCGACCCCTCTATTGTGTCTCTGCAGGGCTTCACCGCTGCTCAGATGGGCAATGAGGCGGTCCAACAGATTCTTAATG AAAATGTTCCCACTCGTAACTCTGATGTGGACTACAGATTTCTGGAAGCTGCCAAAGCGGGGGATCTGGACACAGTGCAA CAACTTTGCACCCCTCAGAACGTAAACTGCAGGGACTTGGAGGGTCGCCACTCCACTCCTCTCCACTTCGCAGCTGGTTACAACCGAGTGGCTGTCGTTGAGTACCTGCTTCACCATGGAGCTGACGTTCATGCCAAAGACAAGGG CGGTCTGGTTCCCCTACACAATGCATGCTCTTATGGTCACTATGAAGTGGCTGAGCTGCTGGTCCGGCACGGCGCTTCAGTCAATGTGGCAGACCTTTGGAAGTTCACCCCACTTCATGAGGCAGCAGCCAAGGGGAAATATGAGATCTGCAAACTGCTTCTAAAA CACGGAGCCGACCCAACCAAGAAGAACCGTGATGGCAACATTCCCCTGGACATGGTGAAAGATGGAGACACAGACATCCAGGACCTGCTGCGAGGTGATGCTGCCCTGCTGGACGCTGCCAAGAAGGGCTGCCTGGCCCGAGTGCAGAAGCTTTGTTCCCCAGAAAACATCAACTGCAGAGACGCGCAGGGGCGCAACTCCACCCCGCTCCACCTGGCAG CTGGCTATAACAACCTGGAGGTGGCAGAGTATCTACTGGAGCATGGGGCTGATGTCAACGCCCAGGACAAAGGAGGCCTTATTCCTCTTCATAATGCTGCTTCTTACGGG CATGTGGACATTGCGGCCCTACtgatcaagtacaatacatgtGTGAATGCTACAGACAAATGGGCTTTCACACCTCTCCATGAGGCGGCCCAGAAAGGTCGCACACAGCTCTGTGCGCTGCTGCTGGCTCACGGAGCCGATCCCACCATGAAGAATCAAGAGGGCCAGACTGCTCTGGACCTGGCCACG GCTGATGACATCCGAGCCCTGCTGATGGATGCTATGCCTCCAGATGCCCTGCCCAGCTGCTTTAAACCTCAGGCCACAGTGGTCAGCGCCTCAGTCATCTCCCCTGCCTCCACACCTTCCTGCCTGTCAGCTGCCAGCAGCATAGACAACCTGGCAGGACCCCTCACTGAgctggctgctgctgcctccgCCTCCGGGGCCTCTGGAGTGGCAGACGGAGCCACAGGCACCGATCGCAAGGAAGGGGAAT tggcagtgttggatatgaATATAAGTCAGTTCCTGAAGAGCCTGGGCCTGGAGCACCTGAGGGACATCTTTGAGAGGGAGCAG ATCACCCTGGACGTGCTGGCTGACATGGGCCATGAAGAGCTGAAGGAGATTGGGATTAATGCGTATGGCCACCGTCACAAGCTTATCAAGGGTGTTGAGAGGCTGCTAGGCGGCCAGCAAG GTGCCAACCCATACCTGACATTCCACTGTGCCAACCAGGGTACCATCCTGATAGACCTTGCCCCCGATGACAAAGAGTACCAGTCTGTGGAGGAAGAG ATGCAAAGCACCATCAGGGAGCACAGAGATGGAGGCAACGCAGGTGGAGTCTTCAGCAGATACAACATCATCAAG ATTCAGAAGGTGGTAAATAAGAAACTGAGGGAACGTTACACCCACCGGCAGAAGGAGATCGCAGATGAGAACCACAACCATCACAACGAGCGCATGTTGTTTCACG GTTCTCCATTCATTAATGCCATCATCCACAAAGGCTTCGATGAGCGTCACGCCTACATAGGAGGGATGTTTGGAGCAGGGATCTACTTTGCAGAGAACTCCTCAAAGAGCAATCAGTACGTCTATGGCATCGGTGGAGGAACAGGATGCCCAACACACAAAGACAGGTCTTGCTACCTGTGCCACAG GCAAATGCTGTTCTGTCGAGTGACTTTGGGGAAGTCCTTCCTGCAGTTCAGTGCCATGAAGATGGCCCACGCCCCTCCAGGACATCACTCTGTGATCGGGCGGCCAAGCGTTAACGGTTTAGCCTATGCTGAGTATGTCATCTACAGAGGAGAGCAG gccTACCCAGAGTACCTCATCACCTATCAGATCCTTAAACCAGAGAGTGCAGCCCAGTCTGCTGCAGGAGCGGAGCAGAAGTCCTAG
- the LOC142382480 gene encoding poly [ADP-ribose] polymerase tankyrase-1-like isoform X2, with protein MAVSRRSSQQQQQQSTLQSPPRNVSISGAPPASPPMALLPPAVGLSENERECSGGIEMALASPDLVAPVLASSASSTTTTSGGGSSVSSPGSGATSPTDGSSGVGGAFRELFEACRNGDVSRVKRLVDSVNVNAKDMAGRKSTPLHFAAGFGRKDVVEHLLQTGANVHARDDGGLIPLHNACSFGHAEVVSLLLCQGADPNARDNWNYTPLHEAAIKGKIDVCIVLLQHGADPNIRNTDGKSALDLADPSAKAVLTGEYKKDELLEAARSGNEEKLMALLTPLNVNCHASDGRKSTPLHLAAGYNRVRIVQLLLQHGADVHAKDKGGLVPLHNACSYGHFEVTELLLKHGACVNAMDLWQFTPLHEAASKNRVEVCSLLLSHGADPTLLNCHSKSAVDMAPTPELKERLTYEFKGHSLLQAAREADMAKVKKTLALEIIGFKHPQTNETALHCAVASPHPKRKQVTELLLRKGANINEKNKDFMTPLHVAAERAHNDILEVLQKHGAKVNAADTLGQTALHRAALAGHIQTCKLLLSYGADPSIVSLQGFTAAQMGNEAVQQILNENVPTRNSDVDYRFLEAAKAGDLDTVQQLCTPQNVNCRDLEGRHSTPLHFAAGYNRVAVVEYLLHHGADVHAKDKGGLVPLHNACSYGHYEVAELLVRHGASVNVADLWKFTPLHEAAAKGKYEICKLLLKHGADPTKKNRDGNIPLDMVKDGDTDIQDLLRGDAALLDAAKKGCLARVQKLCSPENINCRDAQGRNSTPLHLAAGYNNLEVAEYLLEHGADVNAQDKGGLIPLHNAASYGHVDIAALLIKYNTCVNATDKWAFTPLHEAAQKGRTQLCALLLAHGADPTMKNQEGQTALDLATADDIRALLMDAMPPDALPSCFKPQATVVSASVISPASTPSCLSAASSIDNLAGPLTELAAAASASGASGVADGATGTDRKEGELAVLDMNISQFLKSLGLEHLRDIFEREQITLDVLADMGHEELKEIGINAYGHRHKLIKGVERLLGGQQGANPYLTFHCANQGTILIDLAPDDKEYQSVEEEMQSTIREHRDGGNAGGVFSRYNIIKIQKVVNKKLRERYTHRQKEIADENHNHHNERMLFHGSPFINAIIHKGFDERHAYIGGMFGAGIYFAENSSKSNQYVYGIGGGTGCPTHKDRSCYLCHRQMLFCRVTLGKSFLQFSAMKMAHAPPGHHSVIGRPSVNGLAYAEYVIYRGEQAYPEYLITYQILKPESAAQSAAGAEQKS; from the exons ATGGCGGTGTCTCGACGCTCTtcgcagcagcaacaacagcaaagTACATTACAGTCTCCTCCAAGAAACGTCTCCATTTCGGGCGCTCCTCCGGCCTCTCCGCCTATGGCTTTGCTGCCCCCGGCTGTAGGACTATCGGAGAATGAGAGGGAATGTAGCGGAGGGATTGAGATGGCTCTGGCCTCCCCGGACCTGGTAGCCCCGGTCCTAGCGAGCAGTGCGAGCTCTACCACGACAACTTCTGGCGGGGGTAGCAGTGTCTCCAGCCCCGGCTCCGGAGCTACCAGTCCCACTGACGGTAGTAGTGGTGTCGGCGGGGCTTTCAGGGAGTTGTTTGAGGCCTGCAGAAACGGAGATGTATCCAGAGTAAAAAGACTTGTGGACTCGGTTAATGTAAACGCGAAGGACATGGCTGGTCGAAAATCAACTCCGCTACATTTCGCTGCTG gttttGGTAGAAAAGATGTAGTGGAGCATCTCTTGCAGACGGGGGCCAATGTCCACGCCAGAGATGATGGAGGTCTCATCCCCTTGCATAACGCCTGCTCTTTTGGACATGCAGAGGTTGTGAGTCTCCTCTTGTGTCAAGGTGCAGATCCCAATGCCAGAGATAACTGGAACTACACCCCATTACATGAGGCGGCCATCAAGGGAAAGATAGATGTGTGCATTG TGTTACTCCAGCATGGAGCTGATCCAAATATCCGCAACACTGATGGCAAATCTGCTCTGGATCTGGCTGACCCTTCAGCCAAGGCTGTTCTTACAG gtGAATACAAGAAGGACGAACTTCTCGAAGCAGCAAG GAGTGGCAATGAAGAAAAGCTGATGGCCCTGCTGACCCCATTAAATGTCAACTGTCATGCCAGTGACGGCCGCAAG TCGACGCCCCTCCACCTGGCTGCCGGCTACAATCGGGTCCGCATTGTTCAGCTACTTCTCCAGCATGGTGCTGATGTTCACGCCAAGGACAAAGG CGGCCTGGTTCCTCTTCACAATGCCTGCTCGTACGGTCACTTTGAAGTTACTGAGCTTCTGCTCAAA CATGGAGCCTGTGTGAACGCCATGGACTTGTGGCAGTTCACTCCTCTCCACGAGGCGGCATCCAAAAACAGGGTAGAAGTTTGTTCCCTGCTACTTAGCCACGGGGCTGATCCCACACTGCTAAACTGTCACAGCAAGAGCGCTGTGGACATGGCCCCCACACCAGAGCTCAAAGAAAGGCTTACCT ACGAGTTCAAAGGTCACTCGCTGCTGCAGGCGGCCCGTGAGGCCGACAtggccaaagtgaagaagacGCTGGCTCTGGAGATCATCGGCTTCAAACATCCTCAAACCAACGAGACCGCTCTG CACTGTGCTGTGGCGTCCCCCCACCCAAAAAGAAAGCAAGTGACTGAGTTGTTGCTGCGTAAAGGTGCCAACATTAATGAGAAGAACAAAGA CTTTATGACTCCCCTGCATGTCGCTGCTGAGAGAGCTCACAATGATATCCTGGAGGTGCTGCAGAAACACGGAGCAAAG GTGAACGCTGCGGACACGCTCGGTCAGACGGCGCTTCACAGAGCAGCGCTGGCTGGTCACATTCAGACCTGCAAGCTCCTGCTGAGCTACGGAGCCGACCCCTCTATTGTGTCTCTGCAGGGCTTCACCGCTGCTCAGATGGGCAATGAGGCGGTCCAACAGATTCTTAATG AAAATGTTCCCACTCGTAACTCTGATGTGGACTACAGATTTCTGGAAGCTGCCAAAGCGGGGGATCTGGACACAGTGCAA CAACTTTGCACCCCTCAGAACGTAAACTGCAGGGACTTGGAGGGTCGCCACTCCACTCCTCTCCACTTCGCAGCTGGTTACAACCGAGTGGCTGTCGTTGAGTACCTGCTTCACCATGGAGCTGACGTTCATGCCAAAGACAAGGG CGGTCTGGTTCCCCTACACAATGCATGCTCTTATGGTCACTATGAAGTGGCTGAGCTGCTGGTCCGGCACGGCGCTTCAGTCAATGTGGCAGACCTTTGGAAGTTCACCCCACTTCATGAGGCAGCAGCCAAGGGGAAATATGAGATCTGCAAACTGCTTCTAAAA CACGGAGCCGACCCAACCAAGAAGAACCGTGATGGCAACATTCCCCTGGACATGGTGAAAGATGGAGACACAGACATCCAGGACCTGCTGCGAGGTGATGCTGCCCTGCTGGACGCTGCCAAGAAGGGCTGCCTGGCCCGAGTGCAGAAGCTTTGTTCCCCAGAAAACATCAACTGCAGAGACGCGCAGGGGCGCAACTCCACCCCGCTCCACCTGGCAG CTGGCTATAACAACCTGGAGGTGGCAGAGTATCTACTGGAGCATGGGGCTGATGTCAACGCCCAGGACAAAGGAGGCCTTATTCCTCTTCATAATGCTGCTTCTTACGGG CATGTGGACATTGCGGCCCTACtgatcaagtacaatacatgtGTGAATGCTACAGACAAATGGGCTTTCACACCTCTCCATGAGGCGGCCCAGAAAGGTCGCACACAGCTCTGTGCGCTGCTGCTGGCTCACGGAGCCGATCCCACCATGAAGAATCAAGAGGGCCAGACTGCTCTGGACCTGGCCACG GCTGATGACATCCGAGCCCTGCTGATGGATGCTATGCCTCCAGATGCCCTGCCCAGCTGCTTTAAACCTCAGGCCACAGTGGTCAGCGCCTCAGTCATCTCCCCTGCCTCCACACCTTCCTGCCTGTCAGCTGCCAGCAGCATAGACAACCTGGCAGGACCCCTCACTGAgctggctgctgctgcctccgCCTCCGGGGCCTCTGGAGTGGCAGACGGAGCCACAGGCACCGATCGCAAGGAAGGGGAAT tggcagtgttggatatgaATATAAGTCAGTTCCTGAAGAGCCTGGGCCTGGAGCACCTGAGGGACATCTTTGAGAGGGAGCAG ATCACCCTGGACGTGCTGGCTGACATGGGCCATGAAGAGCTGAAGGAGATTGGGATTAATGCGTATGGCCACCGTCACAAGCTTATCAAGGGTGTTGAGAGGCTGCTAGGCGGCCAGCAAG GTGCCAACCCATACCTGACATTCCACTGTGCCAACCAGGGTACCATCCTGATAGACCTTGCCCCCGATGACAAAGAGTACCAGTCTGTGGAGGAAGAG ATGCAAAGCACCATCAGGGAGCACAGAGATGGAGGCAACGCAGGTGGAGTCTTCAGCAGATACAACATCATCAAG ATTCAGAAGGTGGTAAATAAGAAACTGAGGGAACGTTACACCCACCGGCAGAAGGAGATCGCAGATGAGAACCACAACCATCACAACGAGCGCATGTTGTTTCACG GTTCTCCATTCATTAATGCCATCATCCACAAAGGCTTCGATGAGCGTCACGCCTACATAGGAGGGATGTTTGGAGCAGGGATCTACTTTGCAGAGAACTCCTCAAAGAGCAATCAGTACGTCTATGGCATCGGTGGAGGAACAGGATGCCCAACACACAAAGACAGGTCTTGCTACCTGTGCCACAG GCAAATGCTGTTCTGTCGAGTGACTTTGGGGAAGTCCTTCCTGCAGTTCAGTGCCATGAAGATGGCCCACGCCCCTCCAGGACATCACTCTGTGATCGGGCGGCCAAGCGTTAACGGTTTAGCCTATGCTGAGTATGTCATCTACAGAGGAGAGCAG gccTACCCAGAGTACCTCATCACCTATCAGATCCTTAAACCAGAGAGTGCAGCCCAGTCTGCTGCAGGAGCGGAGCAGAAGTCCTAG